The following are encoded together in the Streptomyces flavofungini genome:
- a CDS encoding tellurite resistance TerB family protein, translated as MALWDRLKESASQMQTQLMAKKNDLKSGAFRDASMAMCALVAAADGSVDPSERQRVTELILTNEVLRNFPSEDLQRRFEANLDQLAADFQLGKVSVLQEIAKAKKKPAEARAVIQIGIVIGGADGDFDKDEQAVVREACYTLDLPPHEFDL; from the coding sequence ATGGCCCTGTGGGACCGTTTGAAGGAATCCGCGTCGCAGATGCAGACGCAGCTCATGGCCAAGAAGAACGACCTGAAGAGCGGCGCCTTCCGGGACGCCAGTATGGCGATGTGCGCCCTGGTCGCGGCCGCCGACGGCTCGGTGGACCCCTCCGAGCGCCAGCGCGTCACCGAACTCATCCTCACCAACGAGGTGCTGCGCAACTTCCCCTCCGAGGACCTCCAGCGACGGTTCGAGGCGAACCTCGACCAGCTGGCCGCCGACTTCCAGCTCGGCAAGGTCAGCGTGCTCCAGGAGATCGCCAAGGCCAAGAAGAAGCCCGCCGAGGCCCGCGCGGTCATCCAGATCGGCATCGTCATCGGTGGTGCCGACGGCGACTTCGACAAGGACGAGCAGGCCGTCGTGCGGGAGGCGTGCTACACGCTCGACCTGCCGCCGCACGAGTTCGACCTCTAG
- a CDS encoding sporulation protein — protein sequence MVFKRLLGSLGVGGPSVDTVLKPGAIQPGGTLRGQVNLQGGNADVDVEHITLELVARVEAEHDGGEREGYVAFDRFIVGGGFRLGEGQQDSVPFAITLPWETPITELYGQSLGIVLGVRTELAVAGAKDKGDLDALAVAPLPAQEVILEAFGQLGFGFKSADLELGRIGGTGQQLPFYQEIELAPSPEYAHTVNEIEVSFLAHRDEMEVVLEADKRGGFFSSGHDAVTRFAVSHEGITHQDWKSVVDGWVRQMVEHRSSYGHSDAYGHGHDSHGHGHGFHPHGHDGHGHGGHHRSGPGVGTAVAAGAAGLAVGVVGGMVAAEVVDEVGDFFEGDEDAEEE from the coding sequence ATGGTGTTCAAGCGACTGCTCGGATCGCTCGGGGTGGGCGGCCCCTCGGTGGATACGGTCCTCAAGCCCGGCGCCATCCAGCCCGGCGGGACACTGCGCGGGCAGGTGAACCTCCAGGGCGGCAACGCCGACGTCGACGTCGAGCACATCACCCTGGAGCTGGTGGCGCGTGTGGAGGCCGAGCACGACGGCGGTGAGCGCGAGGGGTATGTGGCCTTCGACCGGTTCATCGTCGGCGGCGGCTTCCGGCTCGGCGAGGGCCAGCAGGACAGCGTGCCGTTCGCGATCACCCTGCCATGGGAGACGCCGATCACCGAGTTGTACGGGCAGAGCCTGGGCATCGTCCTCGGCGTGCGCACCGAACTGGCGGTGGCGGGCGCCAAGGACAAGGGAGACCTGGACGCACTGGCCGTCGCCCCACTGCCTGCCCAGGAGGTGATCCTGGAAGCCTTCGGGCAGCTCGGCTTCGGCTTCAAGTCCGCCGACCTGGAGCTGGGCCGCATCGGCGGCACCGGCCAGCAACTGCCCTTCTACCAGGAGATCGAGCTCGCCCCGTCCCCGGAGTACGCGCACACGGTCAACGAGATCGAGGTGAGCTTCCTGGCCCACCGCGACGAGATGGAGGTGGTGCTGGAGGCCGACAAGCGCGGCGGCTTCTTCTCCTCCGGCCATGACGCGGTCACCCGCTTCGCCGTCTCCCACGAGGGAATCACGCACCAGGACTGGAAGAGCGTGGTCGACGGCTGGGTGCGGCAGATGGTCGAGCACCGGTCCTCGTACGGACACAGTGACGCCTACGGCCACGGTCACGACAGCCACGGCCACGGTCACGGCTTCCACCCGCACGGCCACGACGGCCACGGTCACGGCGGGCACCATCGCTCCGGGCCGGGCGTGGGCACCGCCGTCGCGGCGGGTGCCGCTGGGCTCGCGGTCGGTGTCGTCGGCGGCATGGTCGCGGCCGAAGTGGTCGACGAGGTCGGGGACTTCTTCGAAGGCGACGAAGACGCGGAAGAAGAGTGA